A region from the Osmerus eperlanus chromosome 11, fOsmEpe2.1, whole genome shotgun sequence genome encodes:
- the fosb gene encoding protein fosB isoform X1: MQLFWKETKSIFSEHNKKTNNGDTTLFPGTVGFSVSLGPVGEMYQGFPGDLDTGSPGSSSPSIESQYLSSVDSFGSPPTTSAPQDCVSTGGGVGGVGSGPGGSIGGVEMPGSFVPTVTAITTSQDLQWMVQPTLISSQASGQSGTGTSTMTQPGSLVDPYDLPGTSYSVGSGFTPPRCVTPGSAPGPVRQSRTRSRRTREESVSDDGDVGVFLTPEEEEKRRVRRERNKLAAAKCRNRRRELTDRLQSETDILEEEKAELEAEISELHKEKERLEFVLVAHQPGCKIPYQEQQAQLPPAPSQLPPQALQPVSILGLTVKEDTFYLPPAYSSHPSSSQPQQQVQPQPQQQVQPQLQQPGMMQEVAFSSSFYGSSEPAPGGPCLVDGDGGGVNRGGASAGSYNHSYTSSFVFTYPEGACGVSANQRNSSSEQSSDSLNSPSLLAL; encoded by the exons ATGCAACTTTTTTGGAAAGAGACCAAGAGCATCTTTTCGGAGCACAACAAGAAAACCAATAACG GTGACACCACGCTTTTTCCGGGAACTGTAGGtttctcggtctctctcggCCCCGTTGGGGAGATGTACCAAGGGTTTCCAGGTGACCTTGATACCGGTTCCCCTGGAAGTTCGTCTCCATCTATTGAGTCTCAGTACCTTTCATCAGTGGACTCCTTCGGGAGCCCGCCGACCACCAGTGCCCCACAG GATTGCGTGTCCACTGGAGGCGGTGTTGGGGGAGTGGGCAGTGGGCCCGGGGGCAGCATTGGAGGAGTGGAGATGCCTGGCTCCTTTGTGCCCACAGTCACAGCCATCACCACCAGCCAGGACCTGCAGTGGATGGTGCAGCCAACGCTCATCTCTTCCCAGGCCTCTGGGCAGAGTGGTACAGGGACCTCCACCATGACCCAGCCTGGGTCCCTGGTCGACCCCTATGACCTGCCTGGAACCAGCTACTCGGTTGGGTCTGGGTTCACTCCCCCTAGGTGCGTCACCCCGGGGTCAGCCCCGGGCCCCGTACGCCAGTCTAGGACCCGCAGCCGGCGCACAAGGGAAGAGTCTGTGAGTGACGATGGagatgttggtgtgttt CTGAcacctgaggaggaagagaagaggcgTGTCCGCCGTGAGAGGAACAAGCTAGCTGCTGCCAAGTGTCGGAACCGACGGCGTGAACTCACCGACAGACTGCAGTCG GAGACCGACATTCTCGAAGAGGAGAAAGCAGAACTGGAGGCAGAGATCTCAGAGTTGCACAAGGAGAAAGAGCGCTTGGAGTTTGTCCTGGTGGCCCACCAGCCCGGCTGTAAGATCCCCTACCAGGAGCAGCAGGCTCAGCTCCCCCCGGCCCCATCCCAGCTCCCTCCCCAGGCTCTACAGCCAGTCTCCATCCTGGGCTTGACTGTGAAGGAGGACACTTTCTACCTGCCTCCAGCCTACTCCTCGCACCCTTCCTCCTCGCAGCCTCAGCAGCAAGTTCAGCCGCAGCCTCAGCAGCAAGTTCAGCCGCAGCTCCAGCAGCCTGGGATGATGCAGGAGGTAGCCTTTTCTAGTTCTTTCTATGGCTCGAGCGAGCCGGCGCCGGGCGGGCCGTGCCTGGTGGACGGTGACGGTGGTGGTGTTAACCGTGGTGGTGCGTCCGCCGGCAGCTACAACCACTCATACACATCCTCATTTGTGTTCACCTACCCAGAGGGAGCCTGCGGGGTCAGCGCTAACCAGAGGAACAGCAGCAGCGAGCAGTCATCCGATTCTCTGAACTCGCCTTCGCTGCTGGCGCTCTGA
- the fosb gene encoding protein fosB isoform X4, which produces MQLFWKETKSIFSEHNKKTNNGDTTLFPGTVGFSVSLGPVGEMYQGFPGDLDTGSPGSSSPSIESQYLSSVDSFGSPPTTSAPQDCVSTGGGVGGVGSGPGGSIGGVEMPGSFVPTVTAITTSQDLQWMVQPTLISSQASGQSGTGTSTMTQPGSLVDPYDLPGTSYSVGSGFTPPRCVTPGSAPGPVRQSRTRSRRTREESVSDDGDVGVFLTPEEEEKRRVRRERNKLAAAKCRNRRRELTDRLQSETDILEEEKAELEAEISELHKEKERLEFVLVAHQPGCKIPYQEQQAQLPPAPSQLPPQALQPVSILGLTVKEDTFYLPPAYSSHPSSSQPQQQVQPQPQQQVQPQLQQPGMMQESSTPESPRTPTSPWDLD; this is translated from the exons ATGCAACTTTTTTGGAAAGAGACCAAGAGCATCTTTTCGGAGCACAACAAGAAAACCAATAACG GTGACACCACGCTTTTTCCGGGAACTGTAGGtttctcggtctctctcggCCCCGTTGGGGAGATGTACCAAGGGTTTCCAGGTGACCTTGATACCGGTTCCCCTGGAAGTTCGTCTCCATCTATTGAGTCTCAGTACCTTTCATCAGTGGACTCCTTCGGGAGCCCGCCGACCACCAGTGCCCCACAG GATTGCGTGTCCACTGGAGGCGGTGTTGGGGGAGTGGGCAGTGGGCCCGGGGGCAGCATTGGAGGAGTGGAGATGCCTGGCTCCTTTGTGCCCACAGTCACAGCCATCACCACCAGCCAGGACCTGCAGTGGATGGTGCAGCCAACGCTCATCTCTTCCCAGGCCTCTGGGCAGAGTGGTACAGGGACCTCCACCATGACCCAGCCTGGGTCCCTGGTCGACCCCTATGACCTGCCTGGAACCAGCTACTCGGTTGGGTCTGGGTTCACTCCCCCTAGGTGCGTCACCCCGGGGTCAGCCCCGGGCCCCGTACGCCAGTCTAGGACCCGCAGCCGGCGCACAAGGGAAGAGTCTGTGAGTGACGATGGagatgttggtgtgttt CTGAcacctgaggaggaagagaagaggcgTGTCCGCCGTGAGAGGAACAAGCTAGCTGCTGCCAAGTGTCGGAACCGACGGCGTGAACTCACCGACAGACTGCAGTCG GAGACCGACATTCTCGAAGAGGAGAAAGCAGAACTGGAGGCAGAGATCTCAGAGTTGCACAAGGAGAAAGAGCGCTTGGAGTTTGTCCTGGTGGCCCACCAGCCCGGCTGTAAGATCCCCTACCAGGAGCAGCAGGCTCAGCTCCCCCCGGCCCCATCCCAGCTCCCTCCCCAGGCTCTACAGCCAGTCTCCATCCTGGGCTTGACTGTGAAGGAGGACACTTTCTACCTGCCTCCAGCCTACTCCTCGCACCCTTCCTCCTCGCAGCCTCAGCAGCAAGTTCAGCCGCAGCCTCAGCAGCAAGTTCAGCCGCAGCTCCAGCAGCCTGGGATGATGCAGGAG TCTTCGACCCCTGAGAGCCCGAGGACACCCACCAGCCCCTGGGACCTTGACTGA
- the fosb gene encoding protein fosB isoform X3, which yields MQLFWKETKSIFSEHNKKTNNGFSVSLGPVGEMYQGFPGDLDTGSPGSSSPSIESQYLSSVDSFGSPPTTSAPQDCVSTGGGVGGVGSGPGGSIGGVEMPGSFVPTVTAITTSQDLQWMVQPTLISSQASGQSGTGTSTMTQPGSLVDPYDLPGTSYSVGSGFTPPRCVTPGSAPGPVRQSRTRSRRTREESVSDDGDVGVFLTPEEEEKRRVRRERNKLAAAKCRNRRRELTDRLQSETDILEEEKAELEAEISELHKEKERLEFVLVAHQPGCKIPYQEQQAQLPPAPSQLPPQALQPVSILGLTVKEDTFYLPPAYSSHPSSSQPQQQVQPQPQQQVQPQLQQPGMMQEVAFSSSFYGSSEPAPGGPCLVDGDGGGVNRGGASAGSYNHSYTSSFVFTYPEGACGVSANQRNSSSEQSSDSLNSPSLLAL from the exons ATGCAACTTTTTTGGAAAGAGACCAAGAGCATCTTTTCGGAGCACAACAAGAAAACCAATAACG GtttctcggtctctctcggCCCCGTTGGGGAGATGTACCAAGGGTTTCCAGGTGACCTTGATACCGGTTCCCCTGGAAGTTCGTCTCCATCTATTGAGTCTCAGTACCTTTCATCAGTGGACTCCTTCGGGAGCCCGCCGACCACCAGTGCCCCACAG GATTGCGTGTCCACTGGAGGCGGTGTTGGGGGAGTGGGCAGTGGGCCCGGGGGCAGCATTGGAGGAGTGGAGATGCCTGGCTCCTTTGTGCCCACAGTCACAGCCATCACCACCAGCCAGGACCTGCAGTGGATGGTGCAGCCAACGCTCATCTCTTCCCAGGCCTCTGGGCAGAGTGGTACAGGGACCTCCACCATGACCCAGCCTGGGTCCCTGGTCGACCCCTATGACCTGCCTGGAACCAGCTACTCGGTTGGGTCTGGGTTCACTCCCCCTAGGTGCGTCACCCCGGGGTCAGCCCCGGGCCCCGTACGCCAGTCTAGGACCCGCAGCCGGCGCACAAGGGAAGAGTCTGTGAGTGACGATGGagatgttggtgtgttt CTGAcacctgaggaggaagagaagaggcgTGTCCGCCGTGAGAGGAACAAGCTAGCTGCTGCCAAGTGTCGGAACCGACGGCGTGAACTCACCGACAGACTGCAGTCG GAGACCGACATTCTCGAAGAGGAGAAAGCAGAACTGGAGGCAGAGATCTCAGAGTTGCACAAGGAGAAAGAGCGCTTGGAGTTTGTCCTGGTGGCCCACCAGCCCGGCTGTAAGATCCCCTACCAGGAGCAGCAGGCTCAGCTCCCCCCGGCCCCATCCCAGCTCCCTCCCCAGGCTCTACAGCCAGTCTCCATCCTGGGCTTGACTGTGAAGGAGGACACTTTCTACCTGCCTCCAGCCTACTCCTCGCACCCTTCCTCCTCGCAGCCTCAGCAGCAAGTTCAGCCGCAGCCTCAGCAGCAAGTTCAGCCGCAGCTCCAGCAGCCTGGGATGATGCAGGAGGTAGCCTTTTCTAGTTCTTTCTATGGCTCGAGCGAGCCGGCGCCGGGCGGGCCGTGCCTGGTGGACGGTGACGGTGGTGGTGTTAACCGTGGTGGTGCGTCCGCCGGCAGCTACAACCACTCATACACATCCTCATTTGTGTTCACCTACCCAGAGGGAGCCTGCGGGGTCAGCGCTAACCAGAGGAACAGCAGCAGCGAGCAGTCATCCGATTCTCTGAACTCGCCTTCGCTGCTGGCGCTCTGA
- the fosb gene encoding protein fosB isoform X2 — translation MQLFWKETKSIFSEHNKKTNNGDTTLFPGTVGFSVSLGPVGEMYQGFPGDLDTGSPGSSSPSIESQYLSSVDSFGSPPTTSAPQDCVSTGGGVGGVGSGPGGSIGGVEMPGSFVPTVTAITTSQDLQWMVQPTLISSQASGQSGTGTSTMTQPGSLVDPYDLPGTSYSVGSGFTPPRCVTPGSAPGPVRQSRTRSRRTREESLTPEEEEKRRVRRERNKLAAAKCRNRRRELTDRLQSETDILEEEKAELEAEISELHKEKERLEFVLVAHQPGCKIPYQEQQAQLPPAPSQLPPQALQPVSILGLTVKEDTFYLPPAYSSHPSSSQPQQQVQPQPQQQVQPQLQQPGMMQEVAFSSSFYGSSEPAPGGPCLVDGDGGGVNRGGASAGSYNHSYTSSFVFTYPEGACGVSANQRNSSSEQSSDSLNSPSLLAL, via the exons ATGCAACTTTTTTGGAAAGAGACCAAGAGCATCTTTTCGGAGCACAACAAGAAAACCAATAACG GTGACACCACGCTTTTTCCGGGAACTGTAGGtttctcggtctctctcggCCCCGTTGGGGAGATGTACCAAGGGTTTCCAGGTGACCTTGATACCGGTTCCCCTGGAAGTTCGTCTCCATCTATTGAGTCTCAGTACCTTTCATCAGTGGACTCCTTCGGGAGCCCGCCGACCACCAGTGCCCCACAG GATTGCGTGTCCACTGGAGGCGGTGTTGGGGGAGTGGGCAGTGGGCCCGGGGGCAGCATTGGAGGAGTGGAGATGCCTGGCTCCTTTGTGCCCACAGTCACAGCCATCACCACCAGCCAGGACCTGCAGTGGATGGTGCAGCCAACGCTCATCTCTTCCCAGGCCTCTGGGCAGAGTGGTACAGGGACCTCCACCATGACCCAGCCTGGGTCCCTGGTCGACCCCTATGACCTGCCTGGAACCAGCTACTCGGTTGGGTCTGGGTTCACTCCCCCTAGGTGCGTCACCCCGGGGTCAGCCCCGGGCCCCGTACGCCAGTCTAGGACCCGCAGCCGGCGCACAAGGGAAGAGTCT CTGAcacctgaggaggaagagaagaggcgTGTCCGCCGTGAGAGGAACAAGCTAGCTGCTGCCAAGTGTCGGAACCGACGGCGTGAACTCACCGACAGACTGCAGTCG GAGACCGACATTCTCGAAGAGGAGAAAGCAGAACTGGAGGCAGAGATCTCAGAGTTGCACAAGGAGAAAGAGCGCTTGGAGTTTGTCCTGGTGGCCCACCAGCCCGGCTGTAAGATCCCCTACCAGGAGCAGCAGGCTCAGCTCCCCCCGGCCCCATCCCAGCTCCCTCCCCAGGCTCTACAGCCAGTCTCCATCCTGGGCTTGACTGTGAAGGAGGACACTTTCTACCTGCCTCCAGCCTACTCCTCGCACCCTTCCTCCTCGCAGCCTCAGCAGCAAGTTCAGCCGCAGCCTCAGCAGCAAGTTCAGCCGCAGCTCCAGCAGCCTGGGATGATGCAGGAGGTAGCCTTTTCTAGTTCTTTCTATGGCTCGAGCGAGCCGGCGCCGGGCGGGCCGTGCCTGGTGGACGGTGACGGTGGTGGTGTTAACCGTGGTGGTGCGTCCGCCGGCAGCTACAACCACTCATACACATCCTCATTTGTGTTCACCTACCCAGAGGGAGCCTGCGGGGTCAGCGCTAACCAGAGGAACAGCAGCAGCGAGCAGTCATCCGATTCTCTGAACTCGCCTTCGCTGCTGGCGCTCTGA